The Alnus glutinosa chromosome 10, dhAlnGlut1.1, whole genome shotgun sequence DNA window AGGTAATCCTCAACAAAATAATCCCACAGAATGAAACCCTCTCtaggaaatgaaaacaaattttcaatATCGGATACCAACCTCTTGTTTACCCATGACATCCTCACTCCCTCGTCAAAATCTCTCAAGTTGACTTCAGAAAGAGAGAACACCGATAACCAACAATCAGAATGATAACATTTCTTCAGGGAAGAACCATTTGCAGACTACCTGTAAGCCCCAAGCAAACAAAGGTTATCTAAATTACACAGAAATAGGAGTATGTGGAGCAAAAAGCTATGAGGGAATGGTGCAAGCCACAAATCCATGAAAAAAACGCCATCTCTCCATTTGATTAGCAATAAAAAGTCACCAACCATATGCCTATGATAGTCTACTCATTATCTCTTACATACCATAACAAGGTTCACAAGGTTAACACATTTAAATCTTTAAATCTATAGTCCACCATTCAGACTATTCATAAATTTTCAATCTGCCCTGCATGAAAAACCAAGCTCCCCAAGCTCGAGATGAGACCTCAGAAAAAGGCTCAAGTCAACGTCAAACCATTTCTAGATGTCCAACCCAAGCTCAATAAAGGCTACGGGAGGCCATTGACCGGCTCCCTCAACCTTTATATTAAAAAACCCtattttaattcaaaagaagaaataaaataatataaaaaacaaaaagtgaattgaaagtgaattttttaatataaagggGGAGGGAGCCGGTCAATGGCCTCCCCCCAATCACTACCCTTCATTAATGCATGAGAAAAGTCAAGGACAGTAGCTAGCTCGGTAACGATTTGAtcaacttgaaaaaaaaataaaaaaaaaataaaacagatcGATGCAGAAATAAATTCTAAAGACCCCCCCACACTACAAAAACACCttcattttgacgcgtgtctacagtacctgttactgtagacacgcgtccaaattgacacgtgtcattttagacacgtgtcaatttgtgaagccgtccaaaatggacacgtgtatgacatacacgtgtccatttggacacgcatatggaatacacgcgtccatttggacacgtgtatttcatatgcgtgtccaaatggacacgtgtattaatacacgtgtcaaaaatttattaattcgccaaatatatattaaaaaaaaaaattctgtgttgtattaattatttaaaaaaaaaaatcaaaaaaaaaactccttacattattaatcatacaaatctaatccaaaaatacggtgtagattaccctaacctaatttacatattgtactatatgctatatgtaaatttgttggttggaatttatactttttaggttccttatttatatatatatagtatactattaagcacgtaaaccctaacctaatttacatattgtactatatgcataattatacaaatttgatgctaaatatataattaaactaaatagtttaaattagggtttagttttgtacaccatctacgtttagaaaccaaaaaaaaaaaaaaattaaacataacaaagttaaaaaacctataattaatactatatatatagatatgcatgcatgtaaacggtttagaaactatatacagtaacctttttatttatgtctatatatagtaaatgcaattatttttagagttctgcgctacataatgaattaaatacttatagtttagtccctcgtaaatttatggctatatatagtacatacccttagggttagggtttatagcatatagtatatacacttagggctagggtttatacctatatatagtatatatacttaggattatggtttatcgatatatatagtatatacacttagggtttgggttttagggtttataggtatatataatatatacacttagggctatgtgttataattttattgattttacgtttaatgaataataatgtcaatatatttttcacgtgtcattattgtacacttttaagtatatatatatatatatatgttaaatcatgagcagttcaaaattagattgttccgatatatatatatagttatagttatagttatagtacatttacttagggtttagttttatagctatatatatatatacacttagggtttgggttttagggtttataggtatatataatatatacacttagggctatgtgttataattttattgattttacgtttaatgaataataatgtcaatatatttttcacgtgtcattattgtacacttttaagtatatatatatataagttaaatcatgagcagttcaaaattagattgttccgatatatatatatagttatagttatagttatagtacatttacttagggtttagttttatagctatatatatatatatatatatatatatatatatatatatatatatatatatatatatatatatatatatatatatatatatatatatgtatatatatattatatacttttggatagaggattagggttagggtttatgactagatatagtacgtaccctcatgattagagtttatagctatatatagtctagcacttagggttagagtttaattttatggttaggttttagtttttattttttatggttttaggttttagtatagtacgtacccttaaggttatagtttatagctatatatagtatatacacttagagttatagtttaattttttggaccattaaattattattttttaaataatatatttatttctatatataattattttttattatatatatagatatatttattactttttaaattaaatacaatttctactatgggggacgtgtattttagggttagggtttttttctatatatagtacatacagttagggttatggttgtttgctatacaaaatacatacacttatgattagggtttatatgatgagttatatatatatatatatatatatggtgtacttataagtacgtaaaccctaaccctaaattgacatattgtactatatgcataattaaaccaactttgtgaagcatatatgtagacccaaaaaaataataataataattaacatgagttcatgcagtgcatgtacatgcagtacatgcattgcatgaacttagggttgcatgggtttatataaaatagatataatatatatatatatatatatatatatatatatatatattaaatattaaatatatatagcatgtggagacgtgtatttataaACACGTCTCCAACTGTTTGGCCGGATGCCGCGCGGgaattctcccgcgcgccacctggccaaacattatatattatatacgtaaaactaattaataatataaatatatattatattatataaattatatacttatatttatatataagaaatgggtagcttccagaggaagctacccatttcttctctctcgctctctctctctctctctctctcatttcttctctctctctctctgtctctccggcGAGCTCAGCCGGCCGGTGTGGTGAGCTCCGGCGTCGTCACGTCTCCCTCTCaccgactgtctctctctcaccgattccctctagctctctcgctctctctctctctctctctctctctctctctctctctctctctctttctctctctttctctctctactgggacgtCCCTCCGGCAGGGGTTGGCTAGGCCGTCGGTTCCCTTTCCTCCGGTCGGGTcagtggctctctctctctctctctctgttcagtCGCCGGtgctcttaatatatattgcagataaatttagtgttatatatatatacatttgctaacttttttttcctttctccatAATGTATATCcgaatatgcaggtatatatataaagaaggagCCCTAAATCCACAACCTACCGTCGACAGTGAGTAATTTCcccttaaatttgtatttcattttttttttcaacatgtaaatgaaatactgattgaatatatattgtaataatttttattgtaataatttggacatttgttcttgattgataattgtaataatttttggactgtgttatattttattttttcaattttgctgaaTCAGTGTAAGCTtaaattactgttttttttttttttttttgggggggttttcTTGGAGTAGGTATTTCATTTTTgctatagtttgtgtttttttttttaacaatgctgcatgtatttttgtgttagtacagatttgatatttagaaattgtgtaggcgtttgtatttttgtgtcatttagtgttatatgtatttttatttttttgaaagccatgttcttttttgccatgttgtgttttttatgtttttaatttttcctatcctaattttttatttgagaggttatatatatatatatattttgaatgtgttattatggattacaatgtttttttgttagtcaaacaaaatcaaacaatgtccgatattagtttaacgttataaaccaacgatgacacttttgaaaataataaatgggaacaaccaataaaatgggtttgaataaaaaaagaaaaaatattaaaattgaccgtctactttttaagaaatacttaaactccaaccctaaactttatatcttcaaatcataaccataaaaccaacacaataataaacccttaaataaactttgaatcctacacgttcttaaaaaaaacccttaccctaaactctaaaccctaaatcgtaaaccctaaaaaaaaaattcctacacttaaaaaccctaaccctaaaccttaaaccctaaaccctaaaccctaacaaaccctaaaccctaaagcctaaaaaaaaatatcatacactttctaaaaaaagaaaccctaacactaaaaacaaaagtcctatccttaaaccctaaaccctaaaccctaaaaaaaaaaattatcctacactttctaaaaaaagaaaccctaacactaaaaacaaaaatcctaaccttaaacccttaaaaagaaaatttcctacactttctaaaaaaaaaattcctaacactaaaaacaaaaatcctaaccttaaaccctaaaccctaagaaactaaaaccctaaaccctaaaccctaatcctagatcctttaaaaaaaaaaaaaattcctacattttctataaccaaaccctaaccttaaaccataacgaaccctatatcctaaaccctaacaaaaaaaaaaatcctacactttctaaatttataccctaaaccctaacaaaccctaaccctaaaccctttaaaaaaaaaaaaatcctacactttctaaatttataccctaaccctaaaccctttaaaaaataaaaaaaaaatcctacactttctaaatttataccctaaccctaacaaaccctaaccctaaaccctttaaaaaaaaaaaaaaaatcctacactttctaaatttataccctaaccctaaccctaacaaaccctaaccctaaaccctaacaaaccctaaccctaaaccctttaaaaaaaaaaaatcctacactttctaaatttataccctaaccctaaccctaaaccctaaccctaacaaaccctaaccctaaaccctaacaaaccctaaccctaaaccctttaaaaaaaaaaaaaaaaatcctacactttctaaatttataccctaaccctaaaccctttaaaaaataaaaaaaaaaaaatcctacactttctaaatttataccctaaccctaaccctaaaccctaaccctaacaaaccctaaccctaaaccctaacaaaccctaaccctaaaccctaacaaaccctaaccctaaaccctttaaaaaaaaaaaatcctacactttctaaatttataccctaaccctaaccctaaaccctaaccctaacaaaccctaaccctaaaccctaacaaaccctaaccctaaaccctttaaaaaaaaaaaaaatcctacactttctaaatttataccctaaccctaaaccctttaaataataaaaaaaaatcctacactttctaaatttataccctaaccctaacaaaccctaaccctaaaccctaacaaaccctaaccctaaaccctttaaaaaaaaaaaaattcctacactttctaaatttataacctaaccctaaccctaaaccctaaccctaacaaaccctaaccctaaaccctaacaaaccctaaccctaaaccctttaaaaaaaaaaaaaaatcctacactttctaaatttataccctaaccctaaccctaacaaaccctaaccctaaaccctaaaaaaaaaaaaaaaaacctaaaccctcctaaaccctaacaaaccctaaccctaaaccctaatcccttacaaaccctaaccctaaacccttaagaaaagaaaaaaaaaaaaaacaaaatcctacactttttttttttaaaaaaaaaaaaaagcctaaccataaaccctaacaaaccctaaccctaaaccctttaaaaaaaaaaaaaatcttacactttctaaatttataccctaaccctaaccctaaaccctaaaccctaaaccctaaccctaaaccctaaaaaaaaaaaaaaaacctaaaccctcctaaaccctaacaaaccctaaccctaaaccctaaaccctaaacccttacaaaccctaaccctaaaccctaaaaaaccataaaccctaaaccctaaactctaacaaaaaaactaaaaccctaaactctaaccataaaccctttaaaagggaaataaattcgtacaccccatgttgcgtgacatgctcaacttttttacacgtttatttgtttgacgtatgatttgtcttgtcctcttaaccctatacagaggaatatggacaagtcttggatgtcagcacctaggggtacgacaacgtataacgacgggtgtagggcgtttgtgacatttgccgttcgtaactgtacggccgtcgatggaaaaatttactgcccatgcaagtattgtcgaaataaccagcgtcacactcctgattacgttcttgcccacctgactggaggtcgggggatgaatccgggataccatttgtggtatatgcacggtgagactacgactggatccgctattcctggtcagtgttcgagttatcacagtggcacagaggccgctgaccatagcactgaacatggtgaagtcacagaacaggagggtgtcgccgtggaacaggatgataacatgcacgccatgttgcgtgacgccttcggcgtgcacgatgttcctgaagccgcaagtactcttccgcaacaagttgatgaagatacgTCGTGCgaggacgcattgaagtaccaagagttgttaaagactgccgagaagccccttcaccctggtacaaagcacagtaaattgagtgctactgtacacatgtacaacttgaagtgcgttggaggtattagtaacaagattttttcagacattctggaattcatcaatcagttgttgcctccttgcgatgaggcattgccagataacacgtacgaggcgaagaagttcctaagtggcatgggcctggggtatgagaagattccggcgtgccgtaacgactgtatgttattctggaaagacaataaagaattagattcatgtaccgtatgtggagagtctaagtgaagggctgatacacatgtagatgatgatggtgagatcatatcagcgagaaaaaaacgcccggtgaagatcttgaggtggtttccactcatcccacggttgcagaggttattcatgtctgagcatactgcgccccatatgagatggcatgcagaaggccgcactagggatggcgtattgaggcacccggccgacggtgaggcatggagatcgttcgacattttacatccaaattttatggcagagagtagaaacgtccggcttggtttgacagcagatggatttaatccatttgggaacatgagcacatctcacagcacatggcccgtaatgcttgtgccgtacaatttgccaccttggatgtgcatgaaacagtcgtccttcatcctttccttggttatccctggaccgagctcaccaggtatggatattgatgtttaccttcagccattgattgatgagttgctggaactgtggaatgtaggggtacgaacattcgatgcttcaaagaaggaaaattttattatgcgatctcagttgatgtggacgataaacgacttgccagcgtatgcagatttatcaggttggcctaacaggggtgcgaaggcatgtccttgctgtatgcaatcgacgcgttctatacgcttaaagaacgggtgcaaattttgctatatggggcacaggagatatctgccgcctgaacatctgtggcggcttaacaggaggacatttgacggtaccGAAGAATTTGCCAGCgcaccgattgtgccatgcggatacgaggttctccaacagttggacggagttgcgtttggagatgagaccgcgggtaagaagaagaaacggaagaagcggaagaagggtgcagggagttccgatgttatatggaagaagaaaagtatatttttcagattgccgtattggaaagacaatttgcttcggcacaatcttgatgttatgcacatagagaaaaatgtcatggacaatatacttggcactattttggatataaaagggaaaacgaaggacaacttggcagctcggctggacttgcaggaaatggggttgagacctaagttgcatccgttcacggccgccaacggtaaaacgtatattcccgctgcctgtcacacaatgtctagagaggacaaagaaaattttctgaaggttcttcgaaatgttagggtcccggacggatacgcttcgaacatttcacgatgtgttcggctcaaggaccgtacaatttctggcttgaagagccatgatagccacatactgatgcaacagcttcttccaattgcactgcgtaagtcattgcctgataaagtggttagacctcttgtggagatttctgcattttttagaggcatatgctcaacaaagctatcacaagaagatatggaccgactgcagggtgacgtctgtatcattttgtgcaagctagaacagatattccctccagggttttttaccagcatggtccacttggttgtgcatcttgtgcgcgagtgtagactaggcggacccgtgcagtatagatggatgtacccggcagagaggtaaaattcggcgtaatatgtaaataaatatttttatttaattgtaatcctaattgacgacaattaaattgtcgtgtatgtgtttaaaccaggagtctggggaatttcaaaaataatgtgcgcaataaagcagctcctgaggggtgcattgcggaggggtacatagcgaccgagctggtaacgttctgttcaaggtatctgaataacgcaccaacattccacaacagacctcagaggaatcctgatggatccaagggagcgggcacgcgtgttaccatgaaccggttgataatgcaccagattcatcgttatattgtgttcaactctgaagagtttcacaatttgcggacgtaagtagtcctaaccttatatttagcagaattcgagtaaaagtattaataacaattattacataattgtatacgctgaatgtaggatgcacaaagacgcgcttaggcgatcatgcactaggggtcgcattacggaggctcttattgaagcacaacatcatgagcagttctgcgaatggtaccgtgcatatgtaaggaaatagttgtaaattttaaattggataaatttatgcgggttcaggATTATaacccaatgtgatgtttactatttgtaattaaaacataggtcgatggcctggacgatcaacgtagggaggaattgggccacaagttggttatgcgttgtagagggctaaaggagacagcggtgaagtacaacaggtacgtggtaaatggaaaattatttcgcacgcttgctcatgatgtgggaaggaggactcagaatagcggcgtctgtgttcctaccgttgaaggcgaaacgtactacggacagttaaccgatatatttgaggtcgagtactatgacaggactacgtacgtcttatttaagtgcaattgggcagaccccacaatggacagaggattcacaatagacgagtatggcctagtgtttgtcaacttcaatcacctcgtccacaggggagaacagattcaggacgagccgtacgtgcttacatctcaggtggatcaagtattctacgtagaagatggaaggaacccaaattgggtttgtgtggttaggaccaaaccgcgcaacgtgtacgacgttggacagggggatgggagtaatgaggatggtacaacctaccatgagtgcgtaccgctcgtactagccactgctgACCTACCAGATACGAATgacgaattcgagtacgacaggcccgacgtAGATcctattgaagctcccgtgatacaatgattgatgtatttgttgtgagtataattagcttgaactcaatacacttgactgatatatatattgcttgtacaattcgcttgtactgaatacaaatttttattaattgtataaatttcgctgttctttagtatgttcattaaaaatatattaaaaaaacatattctaattaatttgtctgcatttgttcgcaggtattgatggaccagagaccccctcattatgcgtatcgggcacctagcccacccgtgccccccatgaccacgcccactgtttcgacggcattgtattctgcagcgtggccacaccacccagacgggccttatagaccattgttgccgggtacggtggccgtgcccacgtcagatcacggacagagcagcacagctggaccttgcagctctccattgtcggagctgccgacattatctcagatagggttcacccaaccgggtaacgcatATCGATGGTGGCTGCGAGAAgggatggggtcacagggttatgcgccgtactttccgtatacgtatagtggacctatgacgtgtaaccctgatagtgagacgcaggatgtaggatttccactgtcacagaccggggagatgcagatgccggctatggggttgggacagataccggcacaggcggcgatgcctggccagattttggggccgagacagatgccagcatcgggggcgagtcagggcccgggcccgagacagatgccagcatcgggggcgagtcagggcccggggccgagacggatgccagcatcgggggcgagtcagggcccgaggcatgtagagagccagatgcctttatctggtgagagccagatgccactttccggtgagagtcagatgccactttccggtgagagtcagatgccactttccggtgagagtcagatgccagatgtgggggggagccagagtacccatgaggaggacgttgcgatgttgggtaccgatcagttggcccccggtagtccccaggatatggattcagatgatgatcagcagaatccacaagccggaggggttggggaggaggttgcgggcgacccagcgacccagcacatacggattgagcagattcggttgatgggtaagtacatatttagacatccttaaaactcatattctcttaccaaatttttttttttttttttttggtttttaaataaataaatatttgattagaaattgtttatatatatatatatatatatgttctttaatcttatgattaaatttttaacattaatgttgaatatttctttcattagggtacaacccagacgggaccatttattatgaggtgattgacgacccagcgagaaactgggtcctcccgaggggtaagaaggttgtattgcagtacaatgctgctatacaacctgtaggacgggcctgcaatcgatttcggcgggctgagggcaagatgatcaggagtgggtcctacatacacatgcgggacgaatgggcgaaggtaaataggcagattaagcaggcaatgtgggacgcgctgatggtatgtctatgaatataatttaattatttatttgaattaaacttgagattaatgtatttcttgaagtttttaaacctataaaaatgtgttgaatgtgcaggaggagttctatgtacctgtatcagtagacgcgcgcagggcacaacaggaggctttatgtgatattggccgtaagcaccgctcgtggaagtcgaggttcaaaaccaaactacgtattagagacggtgacacgcccgagattatccgtgcgagaatgccggacaatttttttggcaactatgacgcagaagatgtagagttcctgctgagagattggtgccgtgagcaaaaaatcgtatgtaagccaagaaaatgttgtggttttttaataacagtttatttaattttagttttaatttaagtgtgtcaatgcttacatttttattttcatgttaaatgcgtaggcaacctctgaacggatgaagaggctgcgtgagcagaatgaccttcctcattgtacgggatctaaaagttatgccagatttaatcacgaggaggtatgaaaatatatatgtttatgttatatatatttgttgataattgtttttatttttatttatactatttttatcgctatctgtttcttatatatgtcaactgcatgacgacagacatgtacatctggcacgccccccactcgcgccgcgtcgttcgtgaagacccacacaaggaaggacggcactcacgtgaacgaacgtacacgggtcctatgcgtatgctactgatttaatttactattatttttaaaattatgtgtgatttgtcattattcaatatatgacttgttcatgttgacgacgtacaggagaggatgacgcagagtttatccagtgatccagccgccacgcaaagcgtctccgcagacacggtgcgttgggcaccgaacgacgcttacgaacaggcggttgggaggcctgagtatgcagggagggttcggcaggttgggccgaacgtcacacctgttcgggggacatgtttctcatataggcctcggtcacaagggggaccatctcagggcacgtctcgggattgggccgaaaacactcggaagatggaagagatgcaagcggagctacaggctgagcgagcgaggaatgacctgtTAGAGCAGCGCCTGCGACaggttgaggtcttcatgtcctccatgggagcatcagcaccatgtcttggtacgccttcacctgcacacgtaggtagtacgtcgtctattagtagtgcatctgcaggtatgatttatactgtgtgtaggaaaaaattaatttcaatttattttaattacccctttaattttgcaagtaatattatatactttaattgtctatatgatttgcaggtaattcgacaacggttggtacgttgtcgcctgttggacgacggctgacccagcattccattgtcgctacaccttcgcccgctacaccattccttgctcagcaatcgccggttggcgataacacgcctgggacggtacctcctcattcgcagggacgcccttcagatttgtagatattttgtgtaattaatttttatgtgtaaatatttgcttagttaacgaatacgttattaacttatgatttgtgtaatattattttgtgtagtttttctgtaaaatcaatattttgttatttgtggtcggaaataataaaatttgaaataactattaaaattattataccaaataattttaaataaccaataccaaaactaaattgaagaaaaaaaatccaaattgggttttttatttaattaaatttttaatttaattaattaatcgtatttttaatttaatttaaaaatacaattaaataattaaattaaaattttatttaaatgaaaaattcgatttggattttt harbors:
- the LOC133879089 gene encoding uncharacterized protein LOC133879089; the encoded protein is MIDVFVVLMDQRPPHYAYRAPSPPVPPMTTPTVSTALYSAAWPHHPDGPYRPLLPGTVAVPTSDHGQSSTAGPCSSPLSELPTLSQIGFTQPGNAYRWWLREGMGSQGYAPYFPYTYSGPMTCNPDSETQDVGFPLSQTGEMQMPAMGLGQIPAQAAMPGQILGPRQMPASGASQGPGPRQMPASGASQGPGPRRMPASGASQGPRHVESQMPLSGESQMPLSGESQMPLSGESQMPLSGESQMPDVGGSQSTHEEDVAMLGTDQLAPGSPQDMDSDDDQQNPQAGGVGEEVAGDPATQHIRIEQIRLMGYNPDGTIYYEVIDDPARNWVLPRGKKVVLQYNAAIQPVGRACNRFRRAEGKMIRSGSYIHMRDEWAKVNRQIKQAMWDALMEEFYVPVSVDARRAQQEALCDIGRKHRSWKSRFKTKLRIRDGDTPEIIRARMPDNFFGNYDAEDVEFLLRDWCREQKIATSERMKRLREQNDLPHCTGSKSYARFNHEETCTSGTPPTRAASFVKTHTRKDGTHVNERTRVLCERMTQSLSSDPAATQSVSADTVRWAPNDAYEQAVGRPEYAGRVRQVGPNVTPVRGTCFSYRPRSQGGPSQGTSRDWAENTRKMEEMQAELQAERARNDLLEQRLRQCYHGRSQFNQNHAGRASCSTSSYVQRVKMLASCSNSRNLDIKTLMIQAS